A window of [Ruminococcus] lactaris ATCC 29176 genomic DNA:
TATAAAAAGAAAAATAAAAGCCATTGAGAGAGTGTGTATACATTCATACCCACACCTTACTCATTCCGGTTTTCAATATCCATCAGCATATCCACTCTTCTCTGATGACGGCCACCCTCAAACTCTGTATCAAGCCATGTCTCCACAATCATCTTAGCCAGTTCTGCACCGACAACCCTCGCACCAAAGGCAAGAATATTGCAGTTATTATGAGCTCTGGACATCTTGGCTGTAAACGGCTCACTGCATACGGCCGCACGAACCCCTTTTACTTTGTTCGCAGCCAGTGAAATACCAAGACCCGTTCCACAGATCAGGATTCCTCTTTCAACTTCTCCTGATGCAACTGCACGTCCCACTTTCTCTCCATAAACGGGATAATCACAGCTCTCCGGTGAATTTGTCCCATAATCTACTACTTCATGTCCCCTCTCTTTCAGAAGTTCAATAATCTCTGCTTTCAGTTCCAGTGCTGAATGGTCATTTCCAATTCCGATTTTCATTCCTCTATTCCTTTCTTTTTAAAAAATTATGCCGGGCAAAAGATTCGTCCAGCTATCATGCTTAACGCTCTTATCATAGCAAATTTACTCCCAAAAGTAAATGCCGCACACCTCTGATTTACTCAGCAGGTATGCGGCATTTCTATTACCCGGATTATCTCCGATTTATACTTTCCGATCCGCTTTTATATCTTTTGGATATTTCAGCTCTCGAAATTCACATTAAATTCAAATCCTCAATTACTGGATCTCGTACCAGATGATTCCGTTCGGCTCCATCTCAAGATCGAAACTGCTTCCATCTCCACGATAGATTGTTGTACTCTGCGGATCATCTGTATTATTTACTACGCAGTATTTGTTATTCTTCGGATATGCGTGTACATCCACATTGTAGTTTGTGCTGAACCATTTCTTCAGCTCATCCTCGCTGTGAGTACTCCACATGATCGCACGATGAAGAACACGGTTGTTCTCAAAGCTATACGGAAGTCCGCTGATATATACAGCACGTCCTTTCCCATATTCATTAACAGCCATCTGAACTTCTTTGTCCTTCTGAACAAGGATTGTAGATCCTGCAAGTGCATAGATATTCTTCTTGCCCTCACCGAAATCAACACTCTCTGTCTCTTCCAGAATGAAATGCTCATGCTCATCCCAGTTATATTTATCATAACCAAGAGTAAATCCATGCTCTTCTTCAACTCCAAATACATCTGCAAGCTGGAAGAAACGTCCCTGGAACTGATGTCCTGTCGGCTCACCTACACCAATGATACCACCGCCGTTGTAAACAAACTTTCTGACAGCCTCAACGATGTGTGGATTTACCCACCAGTCTCCACCTGTATGTGCTGTATCAGCATCCCCCACATTGATAAGAACATCAATGTCATCTAAGATGGAGCTGTCATCCAGAATATCCTGGAAACTGATGAACTTCACATCAAACGGTGCTCCTGACAGAGACTCGATGATTCCTGCATAAGAATAGTTCTGCTTCTGATACAGTGCATGATGTACCATGTGGCATCCCCATGCTCTCATCTTACCCCAGCAGTTAAGAACTGCTACCTTCTTAGCACAGAAAGGTGTTGTGCCTTTTACATTATCATACAGTGTACGGAACTCATCACATACCTGTGATACATAATCAATAAAATCCGGGAAGTCAAGTGCAAGCTTTAAGTATCCGCCGTATCCGATTCTGTCGATTGGCTTTCTTAAGATAGCTCTTCTTGCTGTTACCCAGTTATAACGTGCCTCTTTTACAGGATCTCCACCCTCATGGAATACATCCGGGAAGAAATACGGAAGAAGACGTCCTTCTGTATATTTTACTCCGTCAATATCGCTGATCAGTCTTAATGTAGAACCATTTCCCACACTACCTACAACTGCGTCAAGTCCAAGTGTCTTGAACTCTTCCATGAACGGCTCTGTTCCGATCCAGTGATCTCCCAGGAACATCATGGCTTTCTTTCCACACTCATGAGTAATGTCTACCATCTCTTTTACGATCTTGGCAACTTCTCTTCTCTGGAATGCCTGGAAATCCTGATACTCTTTGCTCGGAATACGGTACTGGTTGTTGTAGTATCCCTGATCAATAATATACTCAGCACGGAACTTGTATCCGACTTCTTTCTCAAACTGCTCTAAGATATATGGGCTTACAGAAGCTGAATATCCATACCAGTCTACATATTTCTCTCTTGCAAGCTCATCAAAGATCAGTGTGAACTGATGGAAGAATGTGGTAAAACGAAGTACGTTTACATACGGATGATCCTCAATAAACTTTCTAAGACGCTTCATTGTATATTCATGCGTCTTTGGCTGACGTACATCAAATGTGATCTGATGCTCAACATCTTTCCAGTCATTTGTAACTGCATTGTACATATGCACCGGATCCCACATAATATAAGCAAGGAAACTTACTGTATACTCATGGAACGGAACAGCAGCAAGTGTAACCTTTCCTGTCTCTTCACTGTAGTCCCATTTATCTGTCGGAACAACTTCTCCTGTTGTTCTGTCGATTACTTCCCACCAACGTTTGATATCATCTCTTGTATTCGGTTTCAGCATATCCGGGTAAAGTCCCTTCATTACTTCCACTTCAAGAGTTTCAGACTCTGCTGTATAGAAAGGTGTCATAACATACATCTGCTGAATTTCTTCCGGATTGGCTTCAGCCCATGCATTATCTTTACGAGTTGTATAATATGTTGAATAAATTTCTGCATCTGCATCTTTCAGCTCTGTAGGGAAATCTGTTCCATCGCAATCACGGATTGCATCAGCACCCCAAAGCTTCATTAATTCCAGTGTCTGTGGCACTACGTCCAGGTCAGTAGGAATTGTAACGAGTCCTTTTGATTTCTCCATTGAATTATCCTCTTCTATTCTTTAAATACTCTGATTTTTAGTTTATATAAGGAAATCTGCCATCGGCAGATTTCCTTATGCTTTCTTATCACAGGTATCCTTCCTGCAATGTAGACAATTATTTATATTTGCTGTTGTAAAATGCCAGCAGTCCGACCAAACCTGCAAGACCTACGATCTCAGTAAGAAGACCCTTTGGTCCGATATTTCTCTGTCCGACAATGATAAGGCCGATACAAACAACGAAAATCACGATAACAACAATCGCAGTGATAATCTTTTTAGTTCTTTCATTCATTGTAAATACCTCCTTAACCTTTCAATCCACCCAGAGTCATTCCCTGAGTAAGTGTCTTCTGTACACACATATACAGAATCAGAACAGGAAGCATAACGATAACCAGTCCTGCGTACATCTGACCATACTGAACTGCTGATTTCTGAGCAGCCATCAGGTTCATAAGACCTACCGGCAGAGTCTTCAACTTGGCATCTGTCAGCAATGTCATGGAAATTACATACTCATTCCAGAATGACAGGAAGTTGAAAAGAATGATCGTTACGATACTTGGTTTTGCCATCGGGAAGATGATCTTAACCATTGTCGTAAAGTATCCTGCACCATCCACATAAGCTGCTTCCTCGAAGTCTTTTGCAAGACCACTGAAGTATCCTGACAGCAGGTAGATTGTGAAGGGAAGTGCCGTTGCCATATATACAACCGCCAATATGAACAAGTTATTTAGGAAGAAGCCTCTTCCGATCATCTGTCTGAGTGACTTGTCCCAGTTGTTCAACATAAGGAAGATCGGTACTACGATGTAACTTACGTTGATGAAAAGTCCTGCCATGAAGAGCAGATTCCAGAACTTACATGTACGGAACTTAAATCTTGACAGTACATAAGCTGCCGGAAGTGCAACTGCGATCAGCATTGCAATCGCAAGTGCTGTAACAATCACAGAGTTCAGGATGTAAGATCCCATGTCTGCTTTCGTCCAGGCATCTACAAAGTTCTGAAAATAAAGTTTCTCAGGAAGTGTCCACGGATTTCCGTAGAATTCCTTATTCTGCTTTACCGATGCAAGGAAGACCCATGCTACCGGCACGATGATTGTAATTGCAAGAAGAATCAGGCAAATATACACAATCAGTTTACTAAAGCCAAACGGTTTTTTTGATGTATTCTTTTCCATTCCGATTCCCCTTTCCTTAAATTTCTACTTCCTGACGTTTTGTTGCAACGTTCAGCAGTCCGGCAAGTGCAAAGGAGAACAGGAATACTGATACACCGATTGCCATACCATATCCATATGAAGAGTTTGTATAAGCCTCCTGGTACATATAGCTCAGGAATACGCTGGAAGCTCCGTCCGGTCCACCACTCGTCATTGCTGTAACGAGAAGGAAACTCATGTTGATCGTACTGATTACGAAGAATGTAAGTGTTGTTCTGATGTTTGTCCAGATCAACGGAATCGTAATTGTAAAGAACTGATAAATCTTACCTGCTCCTTCAAGGCTGGCAGATTCGTACAGACTCTCTGATACGTTCGCCATACTTGCCATATACATTACCATGTAATATCCAATGGCCTGCCATACCATGGCGATCACAATACTGTAAATAACTACCTTCTGATCACCAAGCCAGAGGATCTGATCATCACTGTGCTTGAAGATTCCGATGATGGAATTCAGAAGTCCTGTATTTGGTTTGTAGATAGCAGAGAAGATAGCACTGATAACTACGATTGAAAGGATATTCGGGATATAGAAGATTACTCTGAAGAATCCCTGTCCTTTGATTTTTTCTCTTGAAAGTATGTATGCAAACACTAACGCAAATGCAAATGTAATGATCGTAACTAATACAATCAGAAGAATCTGGTTCTGGAACGCCTGATAGAACTTCTGATTCTGTAACAACGATTTAAAGTTGCTCAGTCCTACAAATGTCTTGTTATCTGTATATCCGCCCCATTTATATAAGGAAATACGGAAGATTTCGATCGTAGGAACAATCATAAATAAGATAAATAATATTGCTGCCGGGGCCAGGCAACAGAATACAAACAGCCCCTTGCCTTTTCTTTCTTTCATTGGTTCATCTCCAATTCTATAAATCCGTTTCATTGAATAACCGCCGCCATCCAACGGCTATTCATACCGTCATAGCAGATATCGGCATTAAAACAGGCGGTGAAGAGATTTCACCGCCTGCCTCACCTGTGAGATTCCTTCCAAATCATTTTATAGTTGTAAGGAAATTCCCGGTAACTTATTCAGATTATTTTAAAGCAGCACGAAGTTTGTCGCTATCTGTCTTAATCTGATTTACCCAGTCGTCTTCTGTCTTGTCACCAGTTACAAGAGAGTTAACCGGATCAAAGAATGTTGTACGAACTGTTACACCTTCTACTGGATCTGTTGTAGCGAATGCATCCATAACAGCTACAGCACCTGTATCATAGATTGAGTAGTACAGTTTGTTGTCTCCGTCAAGCTTGTCAGACATTCCTTCGATTGGCTGGATTGCTCCAGATTTAGCGAAGATCTCTGCTGCTGCATCAGAGTACATATAAGCGATAAATTCTTTTCCAAGATCTTTGTTCTCAGCACCTGATGGCATCCAGATCTGCTCGAAGAATGTATAGGAAGCTCTCTCTCCGTCTTTCTCTACTGCCGGAAGAGCTGTGAATCCCCAATCGAATCCGTCTGCTCTCGGAGCGTCTGCCATCTCACCGATTACCCAGTTACCATTTGGCATGAACAGAGCTTTGTCATCAAGAACAAGCTGCTGGTTGTTACGGAAGTCATTGTCGTTAGCATTTGCTGTTGTTGTAGGCTCAACGTGAGAAGCAAGCTGTGTAACGATATCGAATGCCTTCTTAGCTCCGTCTGTATCCCAGATTCCTTCACTATAGTTCAGAGCCTTTGTGAAGTCTTCTGATCCCATTGTCTCATGCAGTAATGCATAGAAGAATGCATCAAAGTATCCTGTTGTAGGATATGTGAAGAGTGAGATTCCTTCAGCTTTTG
This region includes:
- the rpiB gene encoding ribose 5-phosphate isomerase B, which gives rise to MKIGIGNDHSALELKAEIIELLKERGHEVVDYGTNSPESCDYPVYGEKVGRAVASGEVERGILICGTGLGISLAANKVKGVRAAVCSEPFTAKMSRAHNNCNILAFGARVVGAELAKMIVETWLDTEFEGGRHQRRVDMLMDIENRNE
- a CDS encoding DUF6903 family protein, encoding MNERTKKIITAIVVIVIFVVCIGLIIVGQRNIGPKGLLTEIVGLAGLVGLLAFYNSKYK
- the gnpA gene encoding 1,3-beta-galactosyl-N-acetylhexosamine phosphorylase; its protein translation is MEKSKGLVTIPTDLDVVPQTLELMKLWGADAIRDCDGTDFPTELKDADAEIYSTYYTTRKDNAWAEANPEEIQQMYVMTPFYTAESETLEVEVMKGLYPDMLKPNTRDDIKRWWEVIDRTTGEVVPTDKWDYSEETGKVTLAAVPFHEYTVSFLAYIMWDPVHMYNAVTNDWKDVEHQITFDVRQPKTHEYTMKRLRKFIEDHPYVNVLRFTTFFHQFTLIFDELAREKYVDWYGYSASVSPYILEQFEKEVGYKFRAEYIIDQGYYNNQYRIPSKEYQDFQAFQRREVAKIVKEMVDITHECGKKAMMFLGDHWIGTEPFMEEFKTLGLDAVVGSVGNGSTLRLISDIDGVKYTEGRLLPYFFPDVFHEGGDPVKEARYNWVTARRAILRKPIDRIGYGGYLKLALDFPDFIDYVSQVCDEFRTLYDNVKGTTPFCAKKVAVLNCWGKMRAWGCHMVHHALYQKQNYSYAGIIESLSGAPFDVKFISFQDILDDSSILDDIDVLINVGDADTAHTGGDWWVNPHIVEAVRKFVYNGGGIIGVGEPTGHQFQGRFFQLADVFGVEEEHGFTLGYDKYNWDEHEHFILEETESVDFGEGKKNIYALAGSTILVQKDKEVQMAVNEYGKGRAVYISGLPYSFENNRVLHRAIMWSTHSEDELKKWFSTNYNVDVHAYPKNNKYCVVNNTDDPQSTTIYRGDGSSFDLEMEPNGIIWYEIQ
- a CDS encoding carbohydrate ABC transporter substrate-binding protein, with the translated sequence MKKKKLISLVLAGTMVFGLAACGSNGGDKKSEGNSDSDKVVKVAVVETAYGADMWNDVAAAFEKETGVKVELTIDKNIEDIIQPQMKSGKYPDVIMRAVGSESAITETFIKDNNVEELTDVLDMTVPGEDAKVGDKILPGFTENSIVNPYGDGKTYLMPMFYSPCGLFYDANLFKTKGWDVPETWDDMWALADKAKAEGISLFTYPTTGYFDAFFYALLHETMGSEDFTKALNYSEGIWDTDGAKKAFDIVTQLASHVEPTTTANANDNDFRNNQQLVLDDKALFMPNGNWVIGEMADAPRADGFDWGFTALPAVEKDGERASYTFFEQIWMPSGAENKDLGKEFIAYMYSDAAAEIFAKSGAIQPIEGMSDKLDGDNKLYYSIYDTGAVAVMDAFATTDPVEGVTVRTTFFDPVNSLVTGDKTEDDWVNQIKTDSDKLRAALK
- a CDS encoding carbohydrate ABC transporter permease, which gives rise to MKERKGKGLFVFCCLAPAAILFILFMIVPTIEIFRISLYKWGGYTDNKTFVGLSNFKSLLQNQKFYQAFQNQILLIVLVTIITFAFALVFAYILSREKIKGQGFFRVIFYIPNILSIVVISAIFSAIYKPNTGLLNSIIGIFKHSDDQILWLGDQKVVIYSIVIAMVWQAIGYYMVMYMASMANVSESLYESASLEGAGKIYQFFTITIPLIWTNIRTTLTFFVISTINMSFLLVTAMTSGGPDGASSVFLSYMYQEAYTNSSYGYGMAIGVSVFLFSFALAGLLNVATKRQEVEI
- a CDS encoding carbohydrate ABC transporter permease, which gives rise to MEKNTSKKPFGFSKLIVYICLILLAITIIVPVAWVFLASVKQNKEFYGNPWTLPEKLYFQNFVDAWTKADMGSYILNSVIVTALAIAMLIAVALPAAYVLSRFKFRTCKFWNLLFMAGLFINVSYIVVPIFLMLNNWDKSLRQMIGRGFFLNNLFILAVVYMATALPFTIYLLSGYFSGLAKDFEEAAYVDGAGYFTTMVKIIFPMAKPSIVTIILFNFLSFWNEYVISMTLLTDAKLKTLPVGLMNLMAAQKSAVQYGQMYAGLVIVMLPVLILYMCVQKTLTQGMTLGGLKG